GGTAATCGGTTGGTGCGGTGGAGAACTGAGGAAGCTCCTGCCCCACCCACTCCCCCGGCTCGGCGTCGATCCGGGCGGCCAGGTCGTCGCGCTGCGCGGCCGACAGCGCCGGGCCGACGATCGTCTCACCGCCACTGACGGGCCGGATCAACAACGAGGTCAGCTTGGTCAGCAGGTGAGAGCGCTCGATGTCGATGCCGCCCCAGTACATCGGGGCCGTCGGCAACTGTGGGGTCTCGTCCAACAGCAACTCGGCCAGCTGCGGCAGAAACCGTGCCACGCCGGGACTTTCCATGATCCCGCTGCCCAGCGTGTTGACCACGGTCACCGCGCCACGGCGCAACACCTCGACCAGACCCACCACACCCAGCCGGGAATCGGGCCGCAGGTCGAGTGGATCCACATAGTCGGCGTCGACCCGGCGCAACACCACGTCCACCCGTTTGAGGGTGCCCAGCGAGCGCATCCACAGCGTGCCGTCGCGGACCACCAGATCGGCGCTCTCCACCAAAGGGAAGCCGAGCACACCGGCCAGGTATGCCTGGTCGAAGGCGGTCTCGGAATGGATACCGGGACTGAGCACCACGACGACGGGCTCCTGGGATCCCTCGGGCGCCGCGTCCAGAAGGGCCAGGCGCAGCGCCTGCGCCCACGGCGAGGCCGGCCGCGGGCCGACCCGCTCGTACAGATCGGGGGCGGCATGCGCGATCACCCGGCGGTCGGCCAGCGCATATCCGGCACCCGAGGGTGCCTGCGTCCAGTCCGCATTCACCACGAAGGACCCGTCGGCGCCGCGGCTGACATCGCAGCCGTGCATGAACAACTGATGACGTCCCGGCACCGCGATGCCGCGGGCGGCGCGCACGTACCCGGGATGGCCGAACAGCAATGGGGCCGGCAGTACTCCGCTGGTGATCGATCGACGGGCACCGTACAGGTCGGTGAGGATCGCATCGAGCAGCCGGGAGCGCTGTACCAAACCCGATTCCAGGGAATCCCAGTCCTGCGCCGAGATCACCAGCGGCAGCGCATCGAGATGCCAAGGCCCCGGCACGGCGGTGCCGTCGCCGTCGGTCACCACCTCCCCGTGGCGGTCCACCTGGATGTAGGTGATGCCGTCGTTGTCGACGAGACCGCGCACCACGGCACGCAGCCGGTCCAAGCCGTCGCGGCCCCGCTCGCCGACGCCCTCGGCCAGCTCGCGCCAGGCCGGGCGGACGTTGCCCGCGGCGTCGACCAGCTCGTCGTAACCGGCTCCGGCACCGTCGTCGCGGACATCGAACAGCGCTCGCTGGGCCCTCGAACCGCGGTAGGCGGCCAGCAGCCCGTCAACATCCACACCGGTGTTCACGGCAACACCAGTGGCTTGGGCGGACTCCGGTGAGCCGTTCGCACGTAGAACCATCAGTTAAGAACGGTACGCACCCGACGCAGGTCCAGAATTCCGGGCGCGCCGAGATCAGTCGATTGACGCGCCTGCTTCTCCCGTAGGTCCGCCATGTCGATGGTGCCGGGTGTGAATCCCGTCGCCTCGAACCGGCGGCCACGCCGCGACTCGGCCTCGACCGCGTTGACCGGCGGGGTGTCGTAGGACCGGCCGCCCGGATGCGCCACGTGGTAGGTGCAGCCGCCCTTGGACTGTCCTGTGGTGCAGTCCACCAGTTCAAACCGCAGCGGGGAGTCCACGGTGATGGTCGGGTGCAGCGCGCTGGGCGGCTGCCAGGCGCGGAACCGCACGCCGCCGACCTGGATGTCGGGATTGTCGGTGGCCAGCAGCGGGATCGGGTAACCGTTGGCGGTCACGATGTAACGGTGCCGGTCGGCTCCGACCAGCCGCACCTGGACCCGCTCCACCGACGAGTCGACGTAGCGGGCGGTGCCGCCGCCGGTCGACTCCTCACCCAACACGTTCCACGGTTCGATCGCACCGCGCAGCTCGATCTCCACCCCGTCATAGACCGCGGTTCCCACCCGGGGGAACCGGAATTCGGTGAAGGGATCCAGCCAGCTGGTGTCGAAGTTGATGCCGTGCGCCCGCAGGTCGGCGGCAACTTGCGCGATGTCATGAATCAGGAAGTGCGGCAACAGGTATCGGCCATGCAGGTTGGCGCCGTGACGGATCAGCGGGGCCCGCAGCGGCTCCTCCCAGAATCTGGTGACCAACGCCCGCACCAGCAGCGACTGCACCATCGCCATCTGGAAGTGCGGAGGCATCTCGAAACCCCGCAATTCCAGCAGCCCCAGGCGCCCCCGTGCGCTGTCGGGGCTGTAGAGCTTGTCGATGCAGAACTCGGCGCGGTGGGTGTTGCCGGTGAGGTCGGTGAGCAGATGCCTCAGGGCGCGGTCGACCACCCACGGCTGAGCCGATCTGCCGGAACCGGTCAGCCGCGCGATCTCGGCGAAGGCGATCTCCAGCTCATAGAGGGCCTCCGGACGCCCCTCGTCCACCCGTGGCGCCTGTGACGTGGGGCCGATGAACCGACCCGCGAACAGGTAGGACAGCGACGGGTGGCGCTGCCAGTAGGTCAGCAGTGACACCAACAGATCCGGTCGGCGCAGCAGCGGCGAATCGGCGGGCGTGATGCCGCCGAGGGTGATGTGGTTGCCGCCGCCGGTTCCGCCGTGCGTGCCGTCCACATCGAACGACTCGGTGGACAAGCGCGCCTGCCTGGCCTGCTCGTAGAGGGTCTCCAGCTGCTGCCTCTGCTCGGCGAAGCCGGCGGTCGGCGCGACGTTGACCTCGATGACACCCGGATCCGGGGTGATCGACATGGACGCGACGCGGGCGTCCGGCGGCGGCCCGTACCCCTCGATCACCACGGGGATGTCCAGCTTGGCGGCCGCGGACTCGATGCGGGCCACGAGGTCGACGAAATCGTCGAGTTCCTCGGTCGGGGGCAGGTAGATGTACAGGAACCCGGAGCGGATCTCGGCGACCAGTGCGGTCGTGGGCGCGTCGTCGGCGGGCTCGAGCGCGGCCTCATCAGGTTCGGCGCGCGTCTCGGTGCCCGCGGCCAGCGGGTCGGCGTCATACGCCGGGCGCGGCGGCTGCCAGCTGATGGCATTGAGCGGCAGCCGCAGCCCCGCCGGTGAATCCCCCTCGGTGAGCACGATCCGCCCGCGTCGCAGCCGCCAGTCGGCACTGGCCCAGCCGGCGCCGTCCGCACGGCGGTGCAGCGGTAGCACGTAGGCGGCGGGCTGATCGACCGAGGCATCGAGCCGGGCCAGCAGGGCCGCCCGGCCCTCCGGGGTGTCGTCGGCCAGGTCGTCGTCGGTGGCCACCGGCTCGCCGGCCGGCTGTCGCACGGCGGCCGCCAAGCGGCTCAGCGGATCCTCGAACGCCGGACGAACCTGGCCGGCCGGGAGCCCGAATTCGGCGGCGAGCGCCGCCAGGACACGGCGGCCGGCGTCGTCGGACAAGGAGGGAACCTCACCACTCCAAGGGTCGGCGAGCAGCGCCGCGTCGTTCCACAACGGCTGGCCGTCGGTACGCCAGAACAGGCCGATCTGCCAGCGCGGCAGGGGCTCTCCCGGATACCACTTGCCCTGGCTGCGCTGGACCAGCCCGGCCGGGGCCCACACCGCCTTGAGCCGGGCCGCGAGCGCCGACGCTCGTTCCCGCTTGTGCACGCCGTCGGCGTCGGTGGTCCATTCCGGGTCGACCTGGTTGTCGATCGAGACGAACGTCGGCTCGCCCCCGACGGTGAGCCGGACATCGCCGTCGGCCAGACGCCGATCCACCTCGGCGCCCAGCTTCGTGATCGCCGCCCACGCCTCATCGGTATAGGGCAGCGTCACCCTCGGGTCCTCGTGGATGCGGGTGACCACGTTGGAGAACTCCAGCGTGGACTCGCACGGACCGGTGGCACCGCTGATCGGGGCCGCCGATTCCGGGTGCGGAGTCGCCGAGAGCGGGATGTGACCCTCGCCGGCGAACAGTCCCGAGGTCGGGTCGAGACCGATCCAGCCCGCACCCGGGATGTACGCCTCGGCCCAGGCGTGAAGATCGGTGAAATCCGCGGCGGGGCCCGAGGGGCCGTCGAGCGCCTCCACGTCGGAGGTCAGCTGCACCAGATAGCCCGAGACGAACCGGGCCGCCAGACCGAGCTGACGCAGGATCGACACCAGCAGCCAGGCCGAGTCACGGCACGAGCCGATTCCGGTGCGCAGCGTGACATCCGGGGTCTGCACACCGGGTTCCATCCGGACCGAGTAGCCGACATCGGCGTTGACCGCCCGGTTGAGAGCCACCAGGTAATCGATCGTGCGCGTGCCGGGCGGCACGGTGAAATTGCTCACCCACGCCTTGACGAGTTCGCCAGGACCGGACCCCTCACCCTCCTCGTCGACCGGACGCAGATACGGCTTGAGGTCCTCGAGCAGGGCAGCGGGGTACCGGAAGCCAACGTTTTCCGCGTATTCCTCGATGAAGAAGTCGAACGGGTTGATCACCTTGAGATCGGCGATGAGCCCCACGGTGATGGTCAGGGTGCGGGCCCGGTCCGGAAACACCAAGCGCGCCAGGAAGTTACCGAACGCGTCCTGCTGCCAGTTGATGAAGTGGCCGGCCGGCTCGACGGTCAGTGAATACGCTTCGATCGGGGTGCGTGAGTGCGGCGCCGGGCGCAACCGGATGACATGTGGATGCAGCTCCACCAACCGGTCGAAGGTGTAGCTGGTGCGGTGCTCCAGCGCCACTTTGATCCCCATCTGCAAATCCCACCACAAGGTGAACTCCCCCGCACTGCGTGCGAAGGCCCGCCCGCGCGGACACGCCCGGATTCGGCCGGATTCGGTCGGCGCTGGTTGAATTCAGCGGTGAAGCAACTGAGGTGAAGGGATGTGGCCGCCGCCGATGTGGAGCACCGTGCTGGTGATGGCCGCCGTGGCGGCAATCGACCCTCTGAGAATCGGGGTCGTTGCCTTCATGCTGTCGCGGTCACGGCCGGTGCGGTTGCTGCTCCCGTTCTTCCTCTTCGCCTTCACCGCCAATGTCGCGGTGGGTGCTGCGGTGGTGTTCGTGTTCAAGAACGCCACCAGCGACGGCGGAAGCACGATGCCGCCGGGACTGGAGATCGGCATCGGCGCCGTGGCGCTGGTGATCGCGGTCCTTTCTGCCACCGGGCAGCTCGAACGCCTGGTCAACCGCGTGCGGTCACGCCGGGCCGTTCCGGCCGTGGTGGGCGACGGCGACGGCGCGCCCACCGAGGATGCGGTACCGGGTCTGTCGAAACTGCCGGCCGGAATGCAGGCCGCACTGCGCGGCGAGGCGCCGTGGGCAGCGGCGCTGCTGGGTCTGATCAACGGTTTTCCCACGCCCTACTACCTGGCGGCGATGGCCGCGGCCCTCACCTCGGGCGCCGCGCTGGCCGAGCAGATGGCCGCGCTGGTCGCGTTCAACCTGGTCGGTTTCCTGGCCGCGCTGATCCCCATCATCAGCTTCTGGGTCGCGCCGGAGGCCACCCGGTCGGGTGTCGAGCGGTTGTACGCCTGGATGGGGCGTCACCATCGCCTCGTGGTGGCAGTGATCGCAGGCGCGGTCGGGGTGTACTTCCTGGCCGCGGGCATCAGCCACTTGTGACGGCGCGGCGCACCTTCGCGCGACGGTAGACCGCGAGCGTCAGCACCCCGGCCAGGGTGATACCCAGCAGGTTGACCAGCAACTGCAGCACGGAATTGGCGGCGACGCCCCAATCGCCCACGGTCGCGGCCACCACCGCGAAACCCGCGGCGGGGACCGTCGTCACCGAGATGAAGACACCCACCAGCGCCGCCGATTTCGACGACACCAGCGACAGCATTCCGGCCGCGCCGGCCAGCAGCGCGACGACGAACGAGAACGGTCCCACCTGGAAGATGAAGTCGACCTGGGTGAGTTCACTGAACGTGGTCACCTGCACCCAGCCCAGCGCCTCGAAGCCCAGCGTCGCGAGCCCGGTCACGACCATGGCCACCGGGAAACCGACCAGCAGCGCCGCCCCGGCCCGCCGGGCCAGCGA
Above is a window of Mycolicibacterium boenickei DNA encoding:
- a CDS encoding circularly permuted type 2 ATP-grasp protein, which encodes MVLRANGSPESAQATGVAVNTGVDVDGLLAAYRGSRAQRALFDVRDDGAGAGYDELVDAAGNVRPAWRELAEGVGERGRDGLDRLRAVVRGLVDNDGITYIQVDRHGEVVTDGDGTAVPGPWHLDALPLVISAQDWDSLESGLVQRSRLLDAILTDLYGARRSITSGVLPAPLLFGHPGYVRAARGIAVPGRHQLFMHGCDVSRGADGSFVVNADWTQAPSGAGYALADRRVIAHAAPDLYERVGPRPASPWAQALRLALLDAAPEGSQEPVVVVLSPGIHSETAFDQAYLAGVLGFPLVESADLVVRDGTLWMRSLGTLKRVDVVLRRVDADYVDPLDLRPDSRLGVVGLVEVLRRGAVTVVNTLGSGIMESPGVARFLPQLAELLLDETPQLPTAPMYWGGIDIERSHLLTKLTSLLIRPVSGGETIVGPALSAAQRDDLAARIDAEPGEWVGQELPQFSTAPTDYRPKGLSAGDVGMRLFTVAQRGGYAPMIGGLGYVVAPGNAAYRMNTLAAKDVWVRTPQRVTAERAPVVSVELVAPGAIPSPTRAVSSPRVLSDLFWMGRYAERAESMARLLTVTRERYHEFRYRPDLEESQCVPVLLAALGAITGTDTGDADDDHEMVAIAPATLWSATADRHRPGSLAQSVERLALAARAVRDQMSNDTWMVLAGVERAVLRPSAAPPESPTAADLYLANAHSQTLAGMLALSGVAAESMVQDIGWTMMDLGKRIERGLALTALLRATLTTMRGAEAERAVTESTLVACESSVIYRRRNPGQIRIAAIAELVLFDAENPRSLIYQLERIRSGLKTLPGSSGSSRSERLVDELATRLRRLDPADLEEVTADGARAELTALLDGMHAGLRDLSGVITAAHLSLPGGMQPLWGPDERRVVP
- a CDS encoding transglutaminase family protein, producing the protein MGIKVALEHRTSYTFDRLVELHPHVIRLRPAPHSRTPIEAYSLTVEPAGHFINWQQDAFGNFLARLVFPDRARTLTITVGLIADLKVINPFDFFIEEYAENVGFRYPAALLEDLKPYLRPVDEEGEGSGPGELVKAWVSNFTVPPGTRTIDYLVALNRAVNADVGYSVRMEPGVQTPDVTLRTGIGSCRDSAWLLVSILRQLGLAARFVSGYLVQLTSDVEALDGPSGPAADFTDLHAWAEAYIPGAGWIGLDPTSGLFAGEGHIPLSATPHPESAAPISGATGPCESTLEFSNVVTRIHEDPRVTLPYTDEAWAAITKLGAEVDRRLADGDVRLTVGGEPTFVSIDNQVDPEWTTDADGVHKRERASALAARLKAVWAPAGLVQRSQGKWYPGEPLPRWQIGLFWRTDGQPLWNDAALLADPWSGEVPSLSDDAGRRVLAALAAEFGLPAGQVRPAFEDPLSRLAAAVRQPAGEPVATDDDLADDTPEGRAALLARLDASVDQPAAYVLPLHRRADGAGWASADWRLRRGRIVLTEGDSPAGLRLPLNAISWQPPRPAYDADPLAAGTETRAEPDEAALEPADDAPTTALVAEIRSGFLYIYLPPTEELDDFVDLVARIESAAAKLDIPVVIEGYGPPPDARVASMSITPDPGVIEVNVAPTAGFAEQRQQLETLYEQARQARLSTESFDVDGTHGGTGGGNHITLGGITPADSPLLRRPDLLVSLLTYWQRHPSLSYLFAGRFIGPTSQAPRVDEGRPEALYELEIAFAEIARLTGSGRSAQPWVVDRALRHLLTDLTGNTHRAEFCIDKLYSPDSARGRLGLLELRGFEMPPHFQMAMVQSLLVRALVTRFWEEPLRAPLIRHGANLHGRYLLPHFLIHDIAQVAADLRAHGINFDTSWLDPFTEFRFPRVGTAVYDGVEIELRGAIEPWNVLGEESTGGGTARYVDSSVERVQVRLVGADRHRYIVTANGYPIPLLATDNPDIQVGGVRFRAWQPPSALHPTITVDSPLRFELVDCTTGQSKGGCTYHVAHPGGRSYDTPPVNAVEAESRRGRRFEATGFTPGTIDMADLREKQARQSTDLGAPGILDLRRVRTVLN
- a CDS encoding GAP family protein, coding for MWPPPMWSTVLVMAAVAAIDPLRIGVVAFMLSRSRPVRLLLPFFLFAFTANVAVGAAVVFVFKNATSDGGSTMPPGLEIGIGAVALVIAVLSATGQLERLVNRVRSRRAVPAVVGDGDGAPTEDAVPGLSKLPAGMQAALRGEAPWAAALLGLINGFPTPYYLAAMAAALTSGAALAEQMAALVAFNLVGFLAALIPIISFWVAPEATRSGVERLYAWMGRHHRLVVAVIAGAVGVYFLAAGISHL